One part of the Anaeromyxobacter sp. Fw109-5 genome encodes these proteins:
- the yajC gene encoding preprotein translocase subunit YajC yields MHPVLHAFLSQTAPEGQAQNPIMGFLPFILIAVVFYFVFFRPQAKQAKKHQSFLSELKKGDEVVTQGGIIGTVVLVEDRTVLVDVGGGTKLKILKAQIAGQWNPVATTPAKAEAKK; encoded by the coding sequence ATGCATCCCGTCCTGCACGCGTTCCTGTCGCAGACCGCTCCCGAGGGGCAGGCGCAGAACCCGATCATGGGGTTCCTGCCCTTCATCCTCATCGCGGTGGTCTTCTACTTCGTCTTCTTCCGCCCCCAGGCGAAGCAGGCGAAGAAGCACCAGTCGTTCCTCTCGGAGCTGAAGAAGGGGGACGAGGTGGTGACCCAGGGCGGAATCATCGGCACGGTGGTCCTGGTCGAGGATCGCACCGTGCTCGTCGACGTGGGCGGGGGGACCAAGCTGAAGATCCTCAAGGCCCAGATCGCCGGACAGTGGAACCCTGTCGCGACCACGCCGGCCAAGGCGGAGGCGAAGAAGTAG
- the secD gene encoding protein translocase subunit SecD: MERSWYWRVGLVVAATLFSLWQLVPSWFYFKLAPEQRSTEAVAEAVPGWAPDSAKHLNLGLDLQGGIHLAMGVDVERAVKAKVARRGDEIAEFLKSKSVPAESVTTTAGGTRIAVKTSAPDQVESAVLDAGYGDEMFSPGTEGDVVTFAFKDSALRDFQVKAVEQAEKTIRNRVDKWGVSEPDIKRKANNQIQIQLPGFKDPEKAKELLGRTAQLEFKITDDENPALDPLRGQLPACSEAEGLRLPLPQAGCWATETVELPNGGARAVTLLAANTRAELEKLIQEKAAPLLDPQKNVIGIGEDSLPTGAVRTPYYRTYLLRAKTELTGDYIADARAAIDQSQQFGQQGRPLVQFTMTAEGGRLMQKLTSENMRRRMATVLDDKVETAPYIQGEISTNGQITLGSGRNPQEMFEEANEIALVLKAGALPAPVTISEERTVGATLGPELVKRGTVAALVGLGLVLLFMVAYYRASGLIADVALVLNGLLVLAIMAMIGSTLTLPGIAGFVLTLGMAVDANVLINERIREELRAGRTIKLAVQQGYDKVFWTIVDSHVTTLVAALVLMNYGSGPVRGFAVTLTIGLVASMFTSIVVTRVMMEYFTRHETARLSV; the protein is encoded by the coding sequence ATGGAACGCTCCTGGTACTGGCGCGTGGGGCTCGTCGTCGCCGCCACGCTCTTCTCGCTCTGGCAGCTCGTCCCGAGCTGGTTCTACTTCAAGCTCGCGCCCGAGCAGCGCAGCACCGAGGCGGTCGCGGAGGCGGTGCCCGGCTGGGCGCCCGACTCGGCGAAGCACCTCAACCTCGGGCTCGACCTGCAGGGCGGCATCCACCTCGCCATGGGCGTGGACGTCGAGCGGGCCGTGAAGGCCAAGGTCGCGCGCCGCGGCGACGAGATCGCCGAGTTCCTGAAGTCCAAGAGCGTTCCGGCGGAGTCCGTGACGACCACCGCCGGCGGCACTCGCATCGCGGTGAAGACCTCGGCGCCCGATCAGGTCGAGTCGGCGGTCCTCGACGCGGGCTACGGCGACGAGATGTTCTCGCCCGGCACGGAAGGTGACGTGGTCACCTTCGCGTTCAAGGACAGCGCGCTCCGCGACTTCCAGGTGAAGGCGGTCGAGCAGGCGGAGAAGACGATCCGCAACCGCGTCGACAAGTGGGGCGTCTCCGAGCCCGACATCAAGCGCAAGGCGAACAACCAGATCCAGATCCAGCTGCCGGGCTTCAAGGATCCGGAGAAGGCGAAGGAGCTGCTCGGCCGCACCGCGCAGCTCGAGTTCAAGATCACGGACGACGAGAACCCGGCCCTCGATCCGCTGCGCGGGCAGCTCCCCGCCTGCTCCGAGGCCGAAGGCCTCCGCCTCCCCCTCCCGCAGGCCGGCTGCTGGGCCACGGAGACCGTCGAGCTCCCGAACGGCGGGGCTCGCGCCGTCACCCTCCTCGCCGCCAACACCCGCGCCGAGCTCGAGAAGCTCATCCAGGAGAAGGCGGCCCCGCTGCTCGACCCGCAGAAGAACGTGATCGGGATCGGCGAGGACTCGCTGCCCACGGGCGCGGTCCGCACGCCGTACTACCGGACCTACCTGCTGCGCGCGAAGACCGAGCTCACCGGCGACTACATCGCCGACGCGCGGGCGGCCATCGACCAGTCCCAGCAGTTCGGCCAGCAGGGGCGGCCGCTCGTGCAGTTCACCATGACCGCCGAGGGCGGGCGGCTCATGCAGAAGCTCACGAGCGAGAACATGCGGCGCCGCATGGCGACGGTCCTCGACGACAAGGTCGAGACGGCGCCGTACATCCAGGGCGAGATCTCCACCAACGGGCAGATCACGCTCGGGTCCGGCCGGAACCCGCAGGAGATGTTCGAGGAGGCGAACGAGATCGCGCTCGTGCTCAAGGCCGGGGCGCTCCCGGCGCCGGTGACCATCTCGGAGGAGCGGACCGTCGGCGCGACCCTCGGGCCCGAGCTCGTGAAGCGCGGCACCGTCGCGGCCCTCGTCGGCCTCGGGCTCGTGCTCCTCTTCATGGTCGCGTACTACCGCGCGAGCGGGCTCATCGCGGACGTGGCGCTCGTGCTGAACGGCCTCCTCGTCCTCGCCATCATGGCGATGATCGGCTCGACGCTCACGCTCCCCGGGATCGCCGGCTTCGTCCTCACCCTCGGCATGGCCGTCGACGCGAACGTGCTCATCAACGAGCGCATCCGCGAGGAGCTCCGCGCCGGAAGGACCATCAAGCTGGCGGTCCAGCAGGGCTACGACAAGGTGTTCTGGACGATCGTGGACTCCCACGTGACCACGCTCGTCGCGGCCCTCGTCCTCATGAACTACGGCTCCGGTCCGGTGCGCGGCTTCGCCGTGACCCTCACGATCGGCCTCGTGGCCTCGATGTTCACCTCCATCGTCGTGACCCGCGTCATGATGGAGTACTTCACGCGCCACGAGACGGCGCGGCTGAGCGTGTGA
- a CDS encoding ISAs1-like element ISAnsp9 family transposase, with the protein MRERRVRRVAGLLRARLPELDLEAVPDVRAREGRWSLAEILTGVLLGIVAGARSLAEAEELTDGMSPAARRLASVPRRLPDTTARDALCAVPLDGLRAALHRLVRAAWRRKALTPVDLPVGVVALDGKVTALPTLNHPLIQNQHPDVGLPYGLARTVTCALVSAPGRPCIDAVPIPAETNEAGHFQHVLAGLVETYGALFQVVTYDAGALSEANGAAVVAAGKDYVFALKNDHFTMVKLATELLDPHEIAARREDVLDNATTATREIQILAVDPSHGYGAGKGPEESVWSHARTFLRVTSTVRRSGVVIERDSRLFVSSRAADQLTPDQWLQVVRAHWGVENNNHHTLDTAFAEDERPWIAADANGMLAVLLLRRIAYTLLALFRAVTLRSDDHRAMRWLALLRWVRDALIVLSAEHVENLRLRSLAVATR; encoded by the coding sequence GTGAGGGAAAGACGAGTTCGCCGGGTGGCCGGGCTGCTGCGTGCCCGCCTCCCGGAGCTGGACCTTGAGGCGGTGCCCGACGTCCGCGCCAGGGAGGGACGCTGGTCGCTGGCGGAGATCCTCACGGGGGTCCTTCTCGGCATCGTGGCCGGGGCGCGGAGCTTGGCCGAGGCCGAGGAGCTGACCGACGGGATGAGCCCCGCGGCACGCCGGCTCGCCAGCGTGCCACGACGGCTTCCGGACACCACGGCGCGCGACGCGCTCTGCGCCGTGCCGCTCGACGGGCTTCGCGCGGCGCTGCACCGGCTCGTGCGGGCCGCGTGGCGCCGCAAAGCGCTCACGCCGGTGGACCTGCCGGTCGGGGTGGTCGCGCTCGACGGCAAGGTCACGGCGTTGCCGACGCTGAACCATCCGCTCATCCAGAACCAGCACCCCGACGTCGGGCTGCCCTACGGCCTCGCCCGCACGGTCACCTGCGCGCTCGTCTCGGCGCCGGGGCGGCCGTGCATCGACGCGGTCCCGATCCCGGCGGAGACAAACGAGGCGGGTCACTTCCAGCACGTCCTCGCGGGCCTCGTTGAGACCTACGGCGCGTTGTTCCAGGTGGTGACCTACGACGCGGGCGCGCTGTCCGAAGCCAACGGCGCTGCGGTAGTCGCGGCGGGCAAGGACTACGTGTTCGCCCTAAAGAACGATCACTTCACGATGGTGAAGCTCGCGACCGAGCTGCTCGACCCGCACGAGATCGCGGCGCGGCGCGAGGACGTCCTCGACAACGCGACGACGGCAACGCGCGAGATCCAGATCCTCGCCGTGGACCCGAGCCACGGATACGGCGCGGGCAAAGGGCCCGAGGAGTCGGTCTGGTCGCATGCGAGGACCTTCCTGCGCGTGACCTCGACGGTGCGCCGCTCCGGCGTCGTGATCGAGCGTGACAGTCGGCTCTTCGTGTCGAGCCGAGCGGCCGACCAGCTCACGCCGGACCAGTGGCTCCAGGTCGTCCGCGCGCACTGGGGTGTCGAGAACAACAACCACCACACGCTCGACACCGCCTTCGCCGAGGACGAGCGGCCGTGGATCGCCGCCGACGCGAACGGCATGCTGGCGGTGCTCCTGCTCCGCCGCATCGCGTACACGCTGCTCGCGCTCTTCCGGGCGGTGACGCTCCGCTCGGACGACCACCGCGCGATGCGCTGGCTCGCCCTGCTGCGCTGGGTGCGCGACGCGCTCATCGTCCTCTCCGCGGAGCACGTCGAGAACCTGCGTCTTCGCTCGCTCGCCGTCGCCACACGCTGA
- a CDS encoding YHS domain-containing protein, which yields MRADEGGVSVDPICGRPVIEADAQELEYKRRRYFFCSGRCRARFEQHAERIHVNELARLGTLFTDRKASWGLA from the coding sequence ATGAGGGCAGACGAAGGCGGCGTTTCGGTCGACCCCATCTGCGGGAGACCCGTCATCGAGGCGGACGCTCAGGAGCTCGAGTACAAGCGGCGGCGCTACTTCTTCTGCTCCGGCCGGTGCCGCGCGCGCTTCGAGCAGCACGCCGAGAGGATCCACGTGAACGAGCTCGCGAGGCTCGGGACGCTCTTCACGGACCGGAAGGCGAGCTGGGGACTCGCCTGA
- a CDS encoding GNAT family N-acetyltransferase: MAYLVRFASTPEDRDAAFALRRAVFEEEQNIPRPLDRDPHDSSADHVVAFDDGGRCVGTGRIVRLDSRTCQVGRQATAPSYRKQGVGAAVLECLERMARLRGIAELTVHAQLPAEPFYRGHGFVREGEVFRDQGVPHVLMRKRLAG, from the coding sequence ATGGCCTACCTCGTCCGCTTCGCCTCCACGCCCGAGGATCGCGACGCCGCCTTCGCGCTGCGGCGCGCGGTGTTCGAGGAGGAGCAGAACATCCCGCGCCCGCTCGATCGGGATCCGCACGACTCGAGCGCCGACCACGTGGTCGCGTTCGACGACGGCGGTCGCTGCGTCGGCACCGGGCGCATCGTCCGGCTGGACTCGCGTACCTGCCAGGTGGGCCGGCAGGCGACCGCTCCGTCGTATCGCAAGCAGGGGGTGGGCGCCGCGGTGCTCGAGTGCCTCGAGCGGATGGCGCGCCTCCGGGGCATCGCCGAGCTGACGGTGCACGCCCAGCTGCCGGCGGAGCCGTTCTACCGGGGCCACGGCTTCGTCCGCGAGGGCGAGGTCTTCCGGGATCAGGGCGTCCCGCACGTCCTCATGCGCAAGCGGCTCGCGGGCTGA
- the recJ gene encoding single-stranded-DNA-specific exonuclease RecJ: MDANARRRWIETAVDAAAAARLAEALRLHPVAARVLAGRGLADPADAEAFLASRLSELPDPFTMKGMDAAVSRLVQAVEAGERIACYGDYDVDGVTSTALLCGFLRAAGADVVTYTPHRLVEGYGLNTEAVRKLAAQGARLLVTLDCGITSVEEVRAAAALGLDTVVVDHHTVPVELPAARAILNPHQPGCAYPSKGLAAVGVTFALAMALRRTLRERGRFGGGRAEPNLKDALDLVALGTIADVVPLVGANRILVRWGLEAIAKSRRPGLCALKRVAGIAEGGEVTAGQVGFRLAPRINAAGRLDDAGRGVRLLLSDDEATARALAEELDRENAARQEIERRILDEATEDARARVGAGVRGLVLARDGWHAGVVGIVASRIVERFHRPAVLVALEEGSGKGSGRSIEAFHLYDALAACSGHLARFGGHRHAAGVTVERGSLAAFRAAFEAHAAAQLAEEDLVPRCRIDGWLEERDVTERIAEDLAKLGPFGAGHPEPVFALRGAATRARTVGAGNAHLKLALGRGIDAIGFGMGDRLAACAGPVEAAFTLGFDAWDGARRLQLKLRDVRPAAAGVRAAD; this comes from the coding sequence GTGGACGCCAACGCGCGGAGGCGGTGGATCGAGACGGCGGTGGACGCCGCTGCCGCCGCGCGCCTCGCGGAGGCGCTGCGGCTCCATCCCGTGGCGGCGCGGGTGCTCGCCGGGCGGGGGCTCGCGGACCCCGCCGACGCCGAGGCGTTCCTGGCCTCGCGGCTCTCCGAGCTCCCGGATCCCTTCACGATGAAGGGGATGGACGCCGCCGTGTCGCGGCTCGTCCAGGCGGTGGAGGCGGGCGAGCGGATCGCCTGCTACGGCGACTACGACGTGGACGGCGTCACCTCCACCGCGCTCCTGTGCGGCTTCCTCCGCGCCGCGGGCGCCGACGTCGTGACCTACACCCCTCACCGGCTCGTCGAGGGCTACGGCCTCAACACGGAGGCGGTCCGCAAGCTCGCCGCGCAGGGGGCGCGGCTCCTCGTCACGCTCGACTGTGGCATCACCAGCGTCGAGGAGGTCCGCGCGGCCGCGGCGCTCGGGCTCGACACGGTGGTCGTGGACCACCACACCGTGCCGGTGGAGCTGCCCGCCGCGCGCGCGATCCTGAACCCGCACCAGCCGGGCTGCGCCTACCCGTCGAAGGGGCTCGCCGCCGTGGGCGTCACCTTCGCGCTCGCGATGGCGCTGCGGCGGACCCTGCGCGAGCGCGGCCGCTTCGGCGGCGGACGCGCGGAGCCGAACCTGAAGGACGCGCTGGACCTCGTGGCGCTCGGCACCATCGCCGACGTGGTGCCGCTCGTCGGGGCGAACCGGATCCTCGTCCGCTGGGGGCTCGAGGCGATCGCCAAGAGCCGGCGGCCGGGCCTGTGCGCGCTGAAGCGGGTGGCCGGGATCGCCGAGGGCGGCGAGGTCACCGCGGGCCAGGTCGGGTTCCGCCTCGCCCCGCGCATCAACGCCGCGGGGCGGCTCGACGACGCCGGGCGGGGCGTGCGGCTCCTGCTGTCCGACGACGAGGCGACCGCGCGGGCGCTGGCCGAGGAGCTCGACCGCGAGAACGCGGCGCGGCAGGAGATAGAGCGGCGGATCCTCGACGAGGCGACCGAGGACGCGCGCGCGCGGGTCGGGGCGGGCGTCCGCGGTCTCGTCCTCGCGCGCGACGGGTGGCACGCGGGGGTGGTGGGGATCGTCGCGTCGCGGATCGTGGAGCGCTTCCACCGCCCGGCGGTGCTGGTCGCCCTGGAGGAGGGCTCGGGGAAGGGGAGCGGACGCTCGATCGAGGCGTTCCACCTCTACGACGCGCTCGCCGCCTGCTCGGGGCACCTGGCGCGCTTCGGCGGTCACCGCCACGCCGCGGGGGTCACGGTCGAGCGCGGGAGCCTCGCCGCGTTCCGGGCGGCCTTCGAGGCGCACGCTGCGGCGCAGCTCGCCGAGGAGGACCTGGTCCCGCGCTGCCGCATCGACGGCTGGCTCGAGGAGCGGGACGTGACCGAGCGGATCGCGGAGGACCTCGCGAAGCTGGGACCGTTCGGCGCGGGTCACCCGGAGCCGGTGTTCGCGCTGCGCGGCGCTGCCACCCGGGCCCGCACCGTCGGGGCGGGGAACGCGCACCTCAAGCTCGCGCTCGGACGCGGCATCGACGCCATCGGGTTCGGCATGGGCGACCGGCTCGCCGCGTGCGCGGGGCCGGTCGAGGCTGCGTTCACGCTGGGCTTCGACGCGTGGGACGGCGCGCGCCGGCTGCAGCTCAAGCTCCGCGACGTCCGTCCCGCCGCGGCCGGCGTTCGCGCGGCAGACTGA
- the aspS gene encoding aspartate--tRNA ligase, translating into MARFITELKRTHTCGELTKADVGKDVVLFGWVNNRRDHGGAVFIDLRDRTGVTQVVFEADVRPEVHDLAGQLRLEYCVGLRGKVVSRGANANPKLRTGDIEVHATELELFNRSEPTPFQIEDKLDTSEEKRLQYRYLDLRRAPLQKTLMTRARVNHLTRNYFTDLAFLELETPFMVKYTPGGARNFLVPSRLNPGKFYALAESPQLFKQLYMMAGFDRYFQIVRCFRDEDLRLDRQPEFTQIDVEMSFVEQNDVFDVIEGLVVRLWKEVLGVELPRPFPRMPFDESMAKYGNDKPDLRFDMPHVVLTELVRQHDGGGLPLLEEAVKAKGIVKAMRVPASANLSRTEIDKLEEYVKGMGAKGLARAKIGDGGEWTQSPFAKTVTPALREAVNAACGAQPGDLLLFQFGKESVVHTVMANLRVHLAKRMGLIPEYGSGGQWRFLWVVNPPLFEFDEESGQWAAAHHAFTRPHDTDVQYLETDPGKVNCYRYDLVLNGFEIGGGSIRLHDPAVQARVFKAMGISDEEAKNKFGFLLEALKMGAPPHGGIALGMDRLVMLLTGAESLRDVVAWPKTQKGTDLMTGAPGDVDAKQLREVYVKSTYDPGK; encoded by the coding sequence TTGGCGCGCTTCATCACCGAGCTCAAGCGAACCCACACGTGCGGTGAACTCACGAAGGCCGACGTCGGGAAGGACGTCGTCCTTTTCGGGTGGGTGAACAACCGGCGCGACCACGGCGGAGCGGTGTTCATCGACCTCAGGGACCGGACGGGTGTCACCCAGGTCGTGTTCGAGGCGGACGTCCGACCGGAGGTGCACGACCTCGCCGGGCAGCTCCGCCTCGAGTACTGCGTGGGCCTCCGCGGGAAGGTCGTCTCGCGTGGCGCGAACGCGAACCCGAAGCTCCGCACGGGGGACATCGAGGTCCACGCGACCGAGCTGGAGCTCTTCAACCGCTCGGAGCCCACGCCGTTCCAGATCGAGGACAAGCTCGACACGAGCGAGGAGAAGCGGCTCCAGTACCGTTACCTCGATCTCCGCCGCGCGCCCCTCCAGAAGACGCTCATGACCCGCGCGCGCGTGAACCACCTCACGCGCAACTACTTCACCGACCTGGCCTTCCTCGAGCTCGAGACGCCGTTCATGGTGAAGTACACGCCCGGCGGGGCGCGCAACTTCCTCGTCCCCTCGCGCCTCAACCCCGGCAAGTTCTACGCGCTGGCGGAGAGCCCGCAGCTCTTCAAGCAGCTGTACATGATGGCCGGCTTCGACCGGTACTTCCAGATCGTGCGGTGCTTCCGCGACGAGGACCTCCGCCTCGATCGCCAGCCCGAGTTCACCCAGATCGACGTGGAGATGTCGTTCGTCGAGCAGAACGACGTGTTCGACGTGATCGAGGGGCTCGTCGTCCGCCTCTGGAAGGAGGTCCTCGGGGTCGAGCTCCCGCGGCCGTTCCCGCGCATGCCCTTCGACGAGTCGATGGCGAAGTACGGCAACGACAAGCCGGATCTCCGCTTCGACATGCCGCACGTGGTGCTCACCGAGCTGGTGCGTCAGCACGACGGCGGGGGGCTGCCGCTCCTCGAGGAGGCGGTGAAGGCGAAGGGCATCGTCAAGGCGATGCGCGTGCCCGCCTCGGCGAACCTGTCCCGGACCGAGATCGACAAGCTCGAGGAGTACGTGAAGGGGATGGGCGCGAAGGGGCTCGCGCGCGCCAAGATCGGCGACGGCGGCGAGTGGACCCAGTCGCCGTTCGCGAAGACCGTCACGCCGGCGCTGCGGGAGGCGGTCAACGCCGCGTGCGGCGCGCAGCCGGGTGACCTCCTGCTCTTCCAGTTCGGCAAGGAGTCCGTCGTCCACACCGTCATGGCCAACCTCCGCGTGCACCTCGCGAAGCGGATGGGGCTCATCCCGGAGTACGGCTCCGGCGGGCAATGGCGCTTCCTGTGGGTCGTGAACCCGCCGCTCTTCGAGTTCGACGAGGAGTCCGGCCAGTGGGCCGCGGCGCACCACGCGTTCACGCGCCCGCACGACACCGACGTGCAGTACCTCGAGACCGATCCGGGCAAGGTGAACTGCTACCGGTACGACCTCGTGCTGAACGGCTTCGAGATCGGCGGCGGCTCCATCCGCCTGCACGATCCCGCCGTCCAGGCGCGCGTGTTCAAGGCGATGGGCATCTCGGACGAGGAGGCGAAGAACAAGTTCGGCTTCCTCCTCGAGGCGCTCAAGATGGGGGCGCCGCCCCACGGCGGAATCGCGCTCGGCATGGACCGGCTCGTGATGCTGCTCACCGGCGCCGAGTCGCTGCGCGACGTCGTGGCCTGGCCCAAGACGCAGAAGGGCACGGATCTCATGACCGGCGCCCCCGGCGACGTGGACGCGAAGCAGCTCCGCGAGGTGTACGTCAAGTCGACCTACGACCCGGGCAAGTAG
- the msrA gene encoding peptide-methionine (S)-S-oxide reductase MsrA: MVGRSLELPTPAEALPGRAEPLEVPERHFVNGNRIVPPFPEGHAVADFALGCFWGAERVFWSLPGVYATAVGYQAGLTPNPTYREVCTGRTGHAEAVRVIYDPARLEYETLLRVFWESHDPTQGMRQGNDTGTQYRSGIYVHSAAQRRSAEASREAYAAALRAAGHGPITTEILDAPPFYYAEEYHQQYLAKNPAGYCGLGGTGVSCPIGTGVGAS, encoded by the coding sequence ATGGTCGGAAGGTCGCTCGAGCTCCCCACCCCCGCCGAGGCGCTGCCGGGCCGCGCCGAGCCCCTGGAGGTGCCGGAGCGGCACTTCGTGAATGGCAACCGGATCGTGCCGCCGTTCCCGGAGGGCCACGCCGTGGCGGACTTCGCGCTCGGCTGCTTCTGGGGCGCGGAGCGGGTGTTCTGGAGCCTCCCCGGCGTCTACGCGACGGCGGTCGGCTACCAGGCCGGGCTCACTCCGAACCCGACGTACCGGGAGGTCTGCACGGGACGGACGGGCCACGCCGAGGCGGTGCGCGTGATCTACGACCCCGCCCGGCTCGAGTACGAGACGCTGCTCCGCGTGTTCTGGGAGTCGCACGACCCGACGCAGGGGATGCGGCAGGGCAACGACACGGGGACGCAGTACCGCTCCGGGATCTACGTGCACTCGGCCGCCCAGCGCCGCAGCGCCGAGGCGTCGCGCGAGGCGTACGCCGCCGCGCTGCGCGCCGCCGGCCACGGCCCCATCACCACCGAGATCCTCGACGCCCCGCCCTTCTACTACGCCGAGGAGTATCACCAGCAGTACCTGGCGAAGAACCCCGCCGGTTACTGCGGGCTGGGCGGCACGGGGGTCTCCTGTCCGATCGGCACGGGTGTCGGAGCGAGCTAG
- the secF gene encoding protein translocase subunit SecF, whose protein sequence is MRFKSFDIVPHGTKFDFVGKRHIAVVLSLIVNAAVLLWAVPAIHGLNFGVDFAGGTEMEVKFAQPVDAGAIRKSVEDLGFKGASVQTYGDEEEHAFLIRVERIALMGEEDVKRVVDAVQAKFPVERWSFNPEIGDKIDFEFKQPPSPQALQAAVEGAGVGVREVRAEQGLAAGTRSFAVITQGIREKIERDLSTHFAQAQPEVRRVEYVGPAVGRELRNQGFKAVLYAMALIVVYVGLRFDFRFSPGVIIAILHDAIVTLGYFAFTGREFNLTSIAVLLTVVGYSVNDTVVVYDRIRENQAKYKGKSLAEIVNLSINETLGRTFLTSFATALSLVGLLVYGVGTLFDFSAAMLVGIVSGTYSTWFIAAPMTIWFEERAAKKKASTPAAAAPSAPGRAAQK, encoded by the coding sequence ATGCGATTCAAGAGCTTCGACATCGTCCCCCACGGCACGAAGTTCGACTTCGTCGGGAAGCGCCACATCGCGGTGGTGCTCTCGCTCATCGTCAACGCGGCCGTCCTCCTCTGGGCGGTGCCCGCCATCCACGGCCTCAACTTCGGCGTGGACTTCGCGGGCGGCACCGAGATGGAGGTGAAGTTCGCGCAGCCCGTCGACGCGGGCGCGATCCGCAAGAGCGTCGAGGACCTCGGCTTCAAGGGCGCGTCCGTCCAGACCTACGGCGACGAGGAGGAGCACGCGTTCCTCATCCGCGTCGAGCGCATCGCGCTCATGGGCGAGGAGGACGTGAAGCGCGTCGTCGACGCGGTCCAGGCGAAGTTCCCCGTCGAGCGCTGGAGCTTCAACCCCGAGATCGGCGACAAGATCGACTTCGAGTTCAAGCAGCCGCCGAGCCCGCAGGCGCTCCAGGCCGCGGTCGAGGGCGCCGGCGTGGGCGTCCGCGAGGTGCGCGCCGAGCAGGGCCTCGCGGCCGGCACCCGGTCGTTCGCGGTCATCACGCAGGGCATCCGCGAGAAGATCGAGCGCGACCTCTCGACGCACTTCGCCCAGGCGCAGCCGGAGGTGCGGCGCGTCGAGTACGTCGGCCCGGCGGTCGGCCGCGAGCTGCGCAACCAGGGCTTCAAGGCCGTGCTGTACGCGATGGCGCTCATCGTCGTGTACGTCGGCCTGCGGTTCGACTTCCGCTTCAGCCCCGGCGTGATCATCGCCATCCTCCACGACGCCATCGTCACCCTGGGCTACTTCGCCTTCACCGGGCGCGAGTTCAACCTCACCTCCATCGCGGTGCTCCTCACGGTGGTCGGCTACTCGGTGAACGACACCGTCGTGGTCTACGACCGCATCCGCGAGAACCAGGCGAAGTACAAGGGCAAGTCCCTCGCCGAGATCGTGAACCTCTCGATCAACGAGACCCTGGGCCGGACCTTCCTCACCTCGTTCGCGACGGCCCTCTCGCTGGTCGGCCTGCTCGTCTACGGCGTCGGGACGCTCTTCGACTTCTCCGCCGCCATGCTCGTCGGAATCGTCTCCGGCACCTACTCGACGTGGTTCATCGCCGCTCCGATGACGATCTGGTTCGAGGAGCGGGCGGCCAAGAAGAAGGCCTCGACCCCCGCCGCCGCGGCGCCGTCCGCGCCCGGGCGCGCCGCCCAGAAGTAG
- a CDS encoding AEC family transporter yields the protein MLGQLPAVFLDVVAPVFAIVALGWALGPRLALEARTVSRAAYYLFVPAFTFDVIARSDVPLGSAARMVAFAVVAHAAFALLGFAVARALRRTPEVTAAYVMLAVFGNVGNFGLALVQFRFGPGALAPATIYYIAILVTSFVVCVGAAAWVRGGGLSAITSVLRTPALWVVPPAMLVAGDVVALPLSVSRSVGLLGSAMIPAMLLALGLQLAEAGRLRVTPDVFAVTGLRLVAAPLLAAAIVGPFGLGEVERATGVLQAGTPAAILVAIIAVEHGIAPSFVTTAVIFTTLCSLPTLTVLLALV from the coding sequence ATGCTCGGCCAGCTGCCCGCCGTGTTCCTCGACGTCGTCGCCCCGGTCTTCGCGATCGTCGCCCTCGGCTGGGCCCTCGGGCCCCGCCTGGCGCTGGAGGCGCGCACCGTCTCGCGCGCGGCCTACTACCTGTTCGTCCCGGCCTTCACCTTCGACGTGATCGCCCGCTCCGACGTGCCGCTCGGGAGCGCCGCTCGCATGGTGGCCTTCGCCGTGGTCGCGCACGCTGCCTTCGCGCTCCTCGGCTTCGCGGTGGCGCGCGCGCTGCGTCGCACGCCGGAGGTCACCGCCGCGTACGTGATGCTGGCCGTCTTCGGCAACGTCGGCAACTTCGGCCTCGCGCTCGTGCAGTTCCGGTTCGGCCCCGGAGCGCTCGCGCCCGCGACCATCTACTACATCGCGATCCTGGTCACCTCGTTCGTGGTCTGCGTGGGCGCCGCCGCCTGGGTCCGCGGGGGCGGCCTCTCCGCCATCACGTCGGTGCTCCGCACGCCCGCGCTGTGGGTCGTCCCGCCCGCCATGCTCGTCGCGGGCGACGTCGTCGCGCTGCCGCTCTCGGTCTCGCGATCCGTGGGCCTGCTCGGGAGCGCGATGATCCCGGCCATGCTCCTCGCGCTCGGGCTCCAGCTCGCCGAGGCCGGCCGGCTGCGCGTCACCCCCGACGTGTTCGCCGTGACGGGGCTGCGCCTCGTCGCGGCGCCCCTGCTCGCCGCGGCCATCGTCGGCCCCTTCGGGCTCGGCGAGGTCGAGCGCGCCACGGGCGTGCTGCAGGCAGGCACCCCCGCCGCCATCCTCGTCGCCATCATCGCCGTCGAGCACGGCATCGCGCCGTCGTTCGTCACGACGGCGGTGATCTTCACGACGCTCTGCAGCCTGCCGACGCTGACGGTGCTGCTCGCCCTCGTGTGA